The Drosophila yakuba strain Tai18E2 chromosome X, Prin_Dyak_Tai18E2_2.1, whole genome shotgun sequence DNA segment GCCACCAAGAACATCAAGGTGATCATGGCCACCAATCGCATTGACATCCTAGATCCCGCTCTGCTCCGTCCCGGCCGTATTGATCGCAAGATCGAGTTCCCGCCACCAAACGAGGAGGCGCGTCTGGACATCCTGAAGATTCACTCCCGTAAGATGAACCTAACGCGTGGAATCAATCTGCGCAAGATCGCCGAGCTAATGCCAGGCGCATCGGGTGCGGAGGTCAAGGGCGTCTGTACGGAGGCCGGCATGTATGCGCTGCGCGAGCGCCGTGTCCATGTCACCCAGGAGGACTTCGAGATGGCCGTGGCCAAGGTGATGCAGAAGGACTCGGAAAAGAACATGTCTATCAAGAAGCTGTGGAAGTAGGCGTTGATCGACCACTGCAAACGAACCCTTATTTCATTGTCAATAAAATACATCCGTTAGTAACATAAATTCATTCTTGTGTCATTGGATTTACTCTTTAGGCAATAAGCTAATCTTCTATGTTAATTTCCATTCAATGGTGTTTGAAGAATACAAAAGATTTTCAGATAGTTGCAGCTTTATGAGAAATACATCACAGCTTTTCATCAgaataacaaagaaaaaagagCTGTCCATCTCTTTCTTTTTCAGACCACGACGCTTGTAGTTACTGCATGCTAAGATTTCCTAAAATTCCATTACATTAGATAGTTCTGGAGAAAAGTATATTcaaaattacatttatgaATGTTTATTATAGTTCCAAAGAACTTAACAacttaaaatgttaaaaatgtGTACCACTTCTAAATATCGTACAAATAACTCAAATGCTTTTTAACTTGTCGGCGATTTACAATGGTTCACAGCACCTTGCGGACTTTAAAGCAGAAGAGCACCTAGCGACTTAAGATTTTGGCATCAGGATGCGGATCCAGCGAGTCGTTTCCTTTCCGTTTGAAGAACCTGGCAGATCTGTTCATCGTCAGCCACGTCGTAACAAGTCTGTCCATCTGAATCGCATAGCTCCAGATTGGCCCTTAGCTCCAGCAGGCATAGAAGCGCCTCCAAGTGTCCACAACTGGCGGCGTAGTGCAGCGGTGTCTGTTGTTCCGCATCTCGCTGATCTACATTAGCGCCACTCCGGACCAGAAACTGGATGATTTCGACGGCATTGCGATCGGTGGCCCAATGGATGAGCGCCATGCCATGCTCGTCCAGCTTAACCAAATCATCGAGCTGCAGCAGTTCTCGGAGCCTTTCTAGATTGTTCTCCTTGACGTGGTCAAACAGGGTCTTTTCGCTGTCCAACCGCTGGTCCTCCAGTGGAGCCGATTCAATAGAGTGAACGACCCACCCTGGGTTGCGCCGGGACCGCCAGTTGGGTTGCAGCTCCTGCAGTTTCTGAACGTAGGCCTGCCTGGCAGCGAAGGGGGACATTGTTCCCAGATTCCGCCACGCCTGCCacttgctcttggccttcaGTTGGAGCAGACCTGGACTTGGCTCC contains these protein-coding regions:
- the LOC6526167 gene encoding acyl-CoA-binding domain-containing protein 6 — its product is MSDSDTDPEEELFHLATEHVAKQSTSIGSADLLLFYGYYKQATNGPCEEPSPGLLQLKAKSKWQAWRNLGTMSPFAARQAYVQKLQELQPNWRSRRNPGWVVHSIESAPLEDQRLDSEKTLFDHVKENNLERLRELLQLDDLVKLDEHGMALIHWATDRNAVEIIQFLVRSGANVDQRDAEQQTPLHYAASCGHLEALLCLLELRANLELCDSDGQTCYDVADDEQICQVLQTERKRLAGSAS